The Tamandua tetradactyla isolate mTamTet1 chromosome 23, mTamTet1.pri, whole genome shotgun sequence genome includes a window with the following:
- the LOC143666706 gene encoding olfactory receptor 8K5-like: MGQQNLTVPSEFILLGVTRCPELQGPLFGVFLLIYMVTLVGNLGMIILTKLDSRLHTPMYFFIRHLAFIDLGNSTVICPKMLVNFVEEQNTISYYACATQLAFFLLFIISEFFMLSAMAYDRYVAICNPLLYTAIMTQRVCYLLVGVPYLYSTFQSLMFTIKIFTLTFCGSNIISHFYCDDIPLLPMLCSNARELELLVIIFSAFNMISSLLVVLVSYVLILITIFQMHSPEGRKKAFSTCASHLTVVVVFYGTLLFMYVQPKSSHSLDSEKMASVFYTLIIPVLNPLIYSLRNKEVKNAFQRVFRNSCNNCVSYS, translated from the coding sequence ATGGGCCAACAGAATCTGACAGTGCCATCTGAATTCATTCTACTGGGAGTCACAAGGTGCCCTGAGCTGCAGGGTCCCCTTTTTGGGGTCTTTCTCCTCATCTACATGGTCACCCTGGTGGGCAATCTGGGAATGATCATCCTGACCAAGCTAGACTCCCGTCTCCACACCCCTATGTATTTCTTTATCAGACACCTGGCTTTCATTGATCTTGGCAATTCTACCGTCATTTGTCCCAAGATGCTGGTAAATTTTGTTGAAGAGCAAAATACCATTTCTTATTATGCCTGTGCCACACAGCttgcctttttccttttgttcattattagtgaatttttcatgttgtcagccatggcctatgaccgctatgtggccatctgcaaccCTCTGCTCTACACTGCTATCATGACACAGAGGGTTTGTTATTTGCTCGTCGGTGTCCCCTACCTCTACAGTACCTTTCAGTCTCTGATGTTCACCATTAAGATTTTTACATTGACCTTCTGTGGTTCTAATATCATCAGCCATTTTTATTGCGATGATATACCTTTGTTACCCATGCTGTGCTCAAATGCAAGAGAGCTAGAATTGTTGGTTATAATATTTTCAGCATTTAATATGATTTCTTCCTTACTCGTAGTCCTTGTATCCTATGTGCTCATCCTGATAACCATATTTCAAATGCATTCccctgaaggaaggaaaaaagcttTCTCCACATGTGCTTCTCATCTGACCGTGGTGGTTGTATTCTATGGAACtctattatttatgtatgtacAACCCAAATCATCTCACTCTCTTGATTCTGAAAAAATGGCTTCTGTATTTTACACTTTAATTATCCCTGTACTTAACCCCTTGATTTATAGCTTAAgaaacaaagaagttaaaaatgcTTTCCAGAGGGTCTTTAGGAATTCATGCAATAATTGCGTTTCATATTCATGA